A genomic stretch from Papio anubis isolate 15944 chromosome 18, Panubis1.0, whole genome shotgun sequence includes:
- the NOB1 gene encoding RNA-binding protein NOB1, translated as MAPVEHVVADAGAFLRDAALQDIGKNIYTIREVVTEIRDKATRRRLAVLPYELRFKEPLPEYVRLVTEFSKKTGDYPSLSATDIQVLALTYQLEAEFVGVSHLKQEPQKVKVSSSIQHPETPLHISGFHLPSKPKSPQETEKGHPACEPENLEFSSFMFWRNPLPSIDHELQELLIDRSEDVPSEEEEEEENGFEDRKDNSDDDGGGWITPNNIKQIQQELEQCDVPKDVRVGCVTTDFAMQNVLLQMGLHVLAVNGMLIREARSYILRCHGCFKTTSDMSRVFCAHCGNKTLKKVSVTVSDDGALHMHFSRNPKVLNPRGLRYSLPTPKGGKYAVNPHLTEDQRFPQLRLSRKARQKTNVFAPDYIAGVSPFVENDVSSRSATLQVRDSTLGAGRRRLNPNASRKKFVKKR; from the exons ATGGCTCCAGTAGAGCACGTTGTGGCGGACGCTGGGGCTTTCCTGCGGGATGCGGCTCTGCAG GACATCGGGAAGAACATTTACACCATCCGGGAGGTGGTCACTGAGATTCGGGACAAGGCCACACGCAGGCGGCTCGCTGTCCTGCCCTACGAGCTGCGGTTCAAGGAGCCCTTACCGGAATACGTGCGGCTGG TGACTgagttttcaaagaaaacaggAGACTACCCCAGCCTGTCTGCCACGGACATCCAAGTGCTTGCGCTCACATACCAGCTGGAAGCAGAGTTTGTTGGAGTGTCTCACCTAAAACAGGAACCACAGAAG gttaaagtGAGCTCATCGATTCAGCACCCAGAAACACCTCTGCACATTTCTGGTTTCCATCTGCCCTCCAAG CCTAAATCCCctcaagaaacagagaaaggacaCCCAGCTTGTGAGCCTGAGAACCTGGAATTTAGTTCCTTCATGTTCTGGAGAAACCCTCTGCCCAGCATCGATCATGAACTGCAGGAGCTGCTG ATTGACAGAAGTGAGGATGTTCCaagcgaggaggaggaggaggaagaaaacgGGTTTGAAGACAGAAAAGATAACAGCGATGACGACGGGGGTGGCTGGATAACCCCCAATAACATCAAGCAGATCCAGCAGGAGCTGGAGCAATGTGACGTCCCCAAGGACGTGCGGGTTGGCTGCGTGACCACAGACTTCGCCATGCAG AATGTTCTGCTGCAGATGGGGCTGCACGTGCTGGCAGTGAACGGCATGCTGATTCGCGAGGCCCGGAGCTACATCTTGCGCTGCCACGGCTGTTTCAA GACAACGTCTGACATGAGCCGAGTGTTCTGTGCTCACTGTGGGAACAAGACCCTGAAGAAAGTGTCCGTGACCGTCAGCGACGACGGCGCCCTGCACATGCACTTCTCCCGCAACCCCAAGGTGCTGAACCCCCGCGGCCTCCGG TACTCGCTTCCCACTCCCAAAGGGGGCAAATACGCCGTCAACCCCCACCTCACCGAGGATCAGCGCTTCCCTCAGCTGCGACTCTCCCGAAAGGCCAGGCAGAAAACCAACGTGTTCGCCCCTGACTACATTGCCGGGGTGTCGCCCTTTGTGGAGAACGACGTCTCCAGCCGCTCAGCTACCCTGCAGGTCCGGGACAGCACCTTGGGAGCTGGGCGGAGACGCTTGAATCCCAACGCTTCCAGAAAGAAGTTTGTGAAGAAAAGGTGA